GGCCGCTCTTCTCGATCGATCCGGATTCCCTCGAGGCCGCGCTCACCGACCTGCCGCGCGTGGCGCGCCTGCGCGTGAGCCGGCGGCCGCCGGGCACGCTGCTCTGTCGGGTCGAGGAGGCCAAGGGCGTGGCGCTCTGGCTGGACGGCGGCTTCGTGGAGCTCGACGACGCCGGCCGCCCGCTCGATCGTTTCGGCGACGCGGCGCCGGATCTGCCGATAATCCGGCCGGCGAAGGCCCTGGCGGCGGACAGCCTGCGCACGCTGGCCCTGGCGGCCCTGGACGCCCTGCGGGACGCCTCCTTCGATCTCGCCGACGAGGTCAGCGAAATCACTGCAGAATCCACGGGAATCGTCTACTATCGTAGCGGGTCGGCGACCCGCGTCCTGATGGGCTGGGAGGACTTCGGCGCGCGGGCGCGCTGCTACCGGGACGTCTACAGCGAGATCGCGGCGGGCGGCTTCCCCGCCGAGCTCGACCTGCGCTACCGCGATCAGGTGGTGGCGAGGCACGCAGCCATGGAGTGAGCATGAACGAGCAGAAGATCGTCGTGGGACTGGACCTGGGGAGCCACCGCGTCACCGCGCTGGTGGCCGAACTCGACGGCCGCGGCCACTCGCGCGTGCTCGGCCTGGGCACCGTGCCCAGCCAGGGCATCCGCAAGGGCGTGGTAGTGGGTTTCGAGCCGGCCGTGGAGGCCGTGCGCGAGGCCGTGGAGGAGGCCGAGCGCGCCTCGGGCCTGGAGATCCGGGCGGTCTTTCCCAACGTCAGCGGCGAGCACTTCCGCGCGATTCCGAGCGAGGGCGTGCACGCCAAGGAGGGCCGCGAGCGCGAGATCACGCCCGAGGACGTCGAGCAGGTCATCCGCGTCGCGCGCAGCCTGCAGTTGCCGCCCGGCTATCGCATCCTGCACACGCTGCCGGTGGACTTCATCCTCGACGGGCGCAGCGGCATCAAGGATCCCGTGGGCATGGACGGCGTGCGCCTCCAGGCCGAGGTGCTCCTGCTCATGGGCCAGGTCAGCGTGCTCGAGAACACCGCGAAGGTGGTGGAGAAGGCGGGGCTCGCCGTGGAGGGCCTGGTCTTCAGCCCGCTCGCCTCGGCCATGGCCGCGCTGCAGGAAGCCGAGCGCGAGGAGGGCGTGGTGCTCATCGACATCGGCGCGGGCACCACCGAGGTGCTGGTGCTGGCCGACGGCGCCGCCCGCCACGCCGAGGTGCTGCCGCTGGGCGGCGCGAACGTCACGCGGGATCTGTCCATCGGCCTCGGGCTCAGCGTCGCCGACGCCGAGCGCCTCAAGCTCGACCACGCGCGCGTGGGGGCGCTGGAGGACGAGGAAGCCGAGGCGCGCATTCCCATCCGCCAGGTGGGGGCCGATGCCGACCGCTTCCTCACCGCGCGCACGCTGAGCTCGATCGTGGAGCCGCGGGTGCGCGAGCTGCTGGAACTGGCCTGGAATCGCGCCCAGCGCTCGCCGGCCGCCCGCAGCGCGGGCTGCGGCGTGGTGCTCTGCGGCGGCGGCGCGCTGCTGCCGGGGCTGCCGGCCCTCGCCTCGCAGCTCTTCGAGCGGAGCGTCCGCGTGGGCGCGCCGCTGGAGCAGCAGGGGCTCACCGCCGAGCTGGCCGACCCCCGCTACACGCCCGTGGTGGGGCTGCTTCACTACGGCTACCAGCGCCTCGCGGGCAGCGAGGAGGCGGCCACCGAGCCGCGCGGCGGCGGCCTGAAGCGCCTGCTGCGGGCGGTTGCCAGAAGGGGAAAATAACCCTGGACGCTTTCTCGCAGCTCACGCTAGCTTGACGGCGGAGGTGAGAGAAAATGTCCGACATGCCAAGGGTGAAGTTCGACTTCGACTCGGACTTCTCCGATACGGCGTCCATCAAGGTGGTCGGCGTCGGAGGAGCCGGGGGGAACGCCGTCGCCAGGATGATCGAGGCCGGGCTCTCCGGCGTCGACTTCATCAACATCAACACGGACGCCCAGGTGCTCTCCGAGAGCAAGGCGCTCCACCGCATCCAGATCGGCCGCAAGCTGACCAAGGGGCTGGGCTCCGGGGGCAACCCCAACGTGGGCCAGGCCGCGGTGGAGGAGGACCTCGACGCCATCGCCGAGCTCCTGCGCGGGGCGGACATGGTCTTCGTCACCGCGGGCATGGGTGGCGGCACGGGCACGGGCGCGTCGCCGTCGGTGGCGCGGCTGGCCAAGGACGCCGGCGCTCTCACCGTGGGCGTGGTGACCAAGCCCTTCAACTTCGAGGGCCGGCAGCGCAGCCGCGTGGCCGACGAGGGCATGATGGCCCTGCGCGCCGAGGTGGACACGCTCATCACCATTCCCAACCAGCGCCTCTTCGAGGTGGTGGATCCCGACACGCCCTTCACCGAGGCCTTCCGCATCGCCGACGACGTGCTGCTGCAGGCCACGCGCGGCATCAGCGATCTCATCACGGTGACGGGGCTGATCAATCTCGACTTCGCCGACGTGAAGAGCATCATGGCCGGCATGGGCCCCGCGCTCATGGGCACGGGCACGGCGAGCGGCGAGGGCCGCGCCGAGGCGGCCGCGCGCGCGGCCATCAGCTGCCCGTTGCTGCAAGAGCAGGACATCTCCGGCGCCCAGGGCGTGCTGATCAACATCACCGGCAGCAGCACGCTCACGCTGCGCGAGGTGACCACGGCGACGGACCTCATCACCGACGCCGTGGGCGACAGCGCGAACATCATCTTCGGCACGGTGATGGACCCGTCGCTCGGCGACGAGCTCCGCATCACCGTGATCGCCACGGGCTTCGGCGCCGCGCGCATCAGCGAGGAGCGCCGCGCCGCGGCCGCCGCCGCTGCCGCAGCGGTGGCCGCCGCCGAGAAGCCGCATGAGGTGGCGCAGCCCGAGGCGCCCCGCGTGATCGAGATCGTGCACGAGAGTCCCGCGCGGCAGGTTGCGGCGGCGCCCGAGCTGGAACTGGGTGGCGACTTCCGTCGCGCGCCCGAGCCCGCGCCCGTTCTCGAGCCCGAACAGGACGACGACGAGCTGCTCACGCGCGAGGCCGCGGCCATGCGCGAGGAGGCCCTGCGGGGTCTCAAGAGCGGGTCCGGCACGGAGGACTGGGAGGTCCCGACCTTCCTGCGCAAGCAGAACGACTAGGGGGAGGCATGGCCTCGCTCCTGCGCAGACTCTTCGGCAACCGTCACGACGAGGAGTACAGCGCGGGCATCGCGCTCTACAACCAGGGGCGCTTCGAGGAGGCCATCGCCCACTTCGAGGCGGCCGTGGCGGGCTCCGCCAAGACCAGCACCACCTATCGACTGGGCATCTTCTACGCGGCCGAGGCGCACGCCAACATCGGCCGTGCGCTGCTCAAGGCCGAGCACTATGACGAGGCGCGCGTCCACCTGGAGCAGGCCCTCACCGAGACGCCCAACTTCCCCGACCTGCAGTACTCGCTGGGCGTGGCGCTCTTCATGGAGGGCCGCCGCGACGAGGCGAAGCCCTGCTTCGAGCGCGCGCTGGAGATCAACCCCGACTACGCCGAGGCGCGCTGCTTCCTGGCCGTCGCGCTCGAGGCCGACGGCGATGCCGAAGCCGCCCGCGCCCAGCTCCAGCAGGTGACGGCCAGCCGCGCGGAGATCCCCATCCAGGTGAACCGCTTCCTGCTCGCCAACCTGCGCGAGCGCGAGACGGTGTTGCCCGAGGTGGGACCCGTACTCGAGCTGCTGGAGAGCGGGGCGGAGTTCCGCGAGGTGTATGCCGAGGGCGTCGCGCAGTTCAACCTGGGCAACTACCCGCTGGCCGCCGATCTGCTGCAGCAGGCCGGGGCGATGAAGCCGCACTACGCGGACGTCCAGTGCCAGCTCGGCCTCGCGCGGCTCAAGTGCGGCCGCGGCGAGGGCGCGATCCAGGCCCTGCGCACGGCGCTCACCGTGAATCCGCGCTTCATGGAGGCGTCGTACTTCCTCGGCCTCGCGCTGCTGGGGGAGGAGCGCTACCTGGAGGCGGAGGAGTCGCTGGACTTCGCGCGGGAGCTGGGGGGCGAGAGCAGCGACCTGCTGCTGCAGCTCGCGCGCTGCCGCTTCCAGCTCGGGCGGAACGAGGGCGCGGAGACGTTGCTCGACGAACTCCTCCGCCGCCAGCCGGAGCACGCCGAGGCGCGCTACCTGCTGGGCCTGCTGCGTCACGCCGAGGGTCGTCACGACGACGCCCTCCGCCTGATCCGAGCGGCGCTGGAGGCGAAGCCGACGCTGGGCACTGCGGCTCTCGACCTGGCGCTCATCCACGCGCGCAAGGGCGAGTGGGGGCGGGCGGGGCTGCGCTTTCGTCACCTGGCCGAGGCGGCGCCGGAAGATCCGCAGCTGCTGGGCTTCCTCGGCCAGACCCAGCTCGCCCAGGGCGATCTCGAGGCCGCCCTCATGACCTTCACCCATGCGCAGGAGCTGGCGCCGGAGGATCTCTTCGTCCTCAAGGGACGCCTCCGCTGCGAGCTGCGCCTGGGCCGTTACGCCAAGGCGCAGGCGCTGCTGGCGCCGGCGCTCACGGCGCATCCGAGCTACCCCGATCTGCTCAAGCTCCAGGGGGACCTGCACTTCAAGCAGGGGGACTTCCTCGGCGCCGAGGAGTCTTACCGCCGCGCGCTGTCCCAGGCGCCGCAGTACCTGGAGGCCGAACTGGGCCTCGCGCTCACGCTGCGCAATCTCGGCCGCAACGACGCCGCGCGCGCCATGCTCGAGCCGCTCCTCGCGGCGCACCCCGACCAGCCCGCCCTGCGCCGCCTGCTCGCCCAGCACTTCGAGCTGCTGGCGGACGAGGGCGACTAGCCCGCCCTTGTCAGCGCGCCCGCCAGGGCCTACCCTCCCGCCATGCAGTCCGATCCCTCGCGCGGCCAGGGTCTGCTACGCCCCGTGCAGTTCCTCAAGGGCGTGGGCCCCCGTCGCGCCGCCGACCTGGCCCGCCTGGGCATCGAGACGGTGGAGGACCTCGTCCTCCACTTCCCCCGCGACTACCTGGACCTGGGGGACGTCCGTCCCATCGCCGAGCTCACGCCCGGCGAACGGGCCACAGTGCAGGGGCAGGTGCTGGCCAGCGCCGAGCGCCGGCCGCGCCGAGGGCTCAGCCTGCTCCAGGTCATGGTGGACGACGGCACGGGCCGCCTGCAGCTCGTCTTCTTCAACCAGCCTTACCTAAAGCGGCAGCTGAGAAACGGCGCGCGAGTCGCTGTGAATGGGGAGCTTGCGGTCTACAGGTCGGGCTTGCAGATGCAGTCGCCCGAGCTGGAGATCCTGGGCGAGGACGAGTCCCCGCGCCTGCTCGCCCGCACCCTCCTGCCGCTCTATCCGCTCACGCGGGGCGTCGGCCAGCGTTGGCTGCGGCGCCTCACGGATCGCGTGCTGGCCGAGGCCGATCTCCCGAGCCTCCTGCCCGAGGTCCTCCCCGCCGAGTGGCTCGCCGCCGAGGACTGGCCCCGCCGCGCCGAGGCGCTGCAGTCCATCCACTTCCCCGAGGACCAGGCCGACCTGGCCCGCGCGCGCGAGCGGCTGAAGTTCGAGGAGCTCTTCCTGCTGCAGCTGCTGGGCGCGCTGCGCCGACACCGGCGCCGCGCCGAGCACGGCCCGGTGCTGGACCAGGACACCCGCTACCTGAAGCCCCTGCTCGCGCGCCTGCCCTTCCAGCTCACCCACGCCCAGTCGCGGGCGCTGGGGGAGATCCGTGCCGACCTGTCCAGCGGCGGCCGCATGAACCGCCTGCTCCAGGGCGACGTGGGCTGCGGCAAGACCGTCGTCGCCCTGGCCGCCAGCCTGCTCGCCGTGGAGGGCGGTTACCAGGCCGCCTTCATGGTGCCGCTGGAGGCGCTGGCGCGTCAGCACTTCGCGTCCTGGGCGGGGCGGCTGGCCGCGCTGGGCCTTCGCTGCGGCCTGCTGCTGGGCAGCGGCGCGCAGCCGGCCGCCGAGCGCCGGGCCACGATCGCCGCGCTGGCCGCCGGCGAGATCGACCTGGTCTTCGGCACGCACGCGCTGATTCAGGAGGGCGTGGCCTTCGCGCGCCTGGGCCTGG
Above is a genomic segment from Candidatus Latescibacterota bacterium containing:
- a CDS encoding FtsQ-type POTRA domain-containing protein — its product is MASKKRGPWWRVLLGLAVFAVAFAGYGSWQGLRALNASDWLSLRTLRVEGCRVLPASRVRERLEPLLGRPLFSIDPDSLEAALTDLPRVARLRVSRRPPGTLLCRVEEAKGVALWLDGGFVELDDAGRPLDRFGDAAPDLPIIRPAKALAADSLRTLALAALDALRDASFDLADEVSEITAESTGIVYYRSGSATRVLMGWEDFGARARCYRDVYSEIAAGGFPAELDLRYRDQVVARHAAME
- the ftsA gene encoding cell division protein FtsA is translated as MNEQKIVVGLDLGSHRVTALVAELDGRGHSRVLGLGTVPSQGIRKGVVVGFEPAVEAVREAVEEAERASGLEIRAVFPNVSGEHFRAIPSEGVHAKEGREREITPEDVEQVIRVARSLQLPPGYRILHTLPVDFILDGRSGIKDPVGMDGVRLQAEVLLLMGQVSVLENTAKVVEKAGLAVEGLVFSPLASAMAALQEAEREEGVVLIDIGAGTTEVLVLADGAARHAEVLPLGGANVTRDLSIGLGLSVADAERLKLDHARVGALEDEEAEARIPIRQVGADADRFLTARTLSSIVEPRVRELLELAWNRAQRSPAARSAGCGVVLCGGGALLPGLPALASQLFERSVRVGAPLEQQGLTAELADPRYTPVVGLLHYGYQRLAGSEEAATEPRGGGLKRLLRAVARRGK
- the ftsZ gene encoding cell division protein FtsZ, whose amino-acid sequence is MPRVKFDFDSDFSDTASIKVVGVGGAGGNAVARMIEAGLSGVDFININTDAQVLSESKALHRIQIGRKLTKGLGSGGNPNVGQAAVEEDLDAIAELLRGADMVFVTAGMGGGTGTGASPSVARLAKDAGALTVGVVTKPFNFEGRQRSRVADEGMMALRAEVDTLITIPNQRLFEVVDPDTPFTEAFRIADDVLLQATRGISDLITVTGLINLDFADVKSIMAGMGPALMGTGTASGEGRAEAAARAAISCPLLQEQDISGAQGVLINITGSSTLTLREVTTATDLITDAVGDSANIIFGTVMDPSLGDELRITVIATGFGAARISEERRAAAAAAAAAVAAAEKPHEVAQPEAPRVIEIVHESPARQVAAAPELELGGDFRRAPEPAPVLEPEQDDDELLTREAAAMREEALRGLKSGSGTEDWEVPTFLRKQND
- a CDS encoding tetratricopeptide repeat protein; translated protein: MASLLRRLFGNRHDEEYSAGIALYNQGRFEEAIAHFEAAVAGSAKTSTTYRLGIFYAAEAHANIGRALLKAEHYDEARVHLEQALTETPNFPDLQYSLGVALFMEGRRDEAKPCFERALEINPDYAEARCFLAVALEADGDAEAARAQLQQVTASRAEIPIQVNRFLLANLRERETVLPEVGPVLELLESGAEFREVYAEGVAQFNLGNYPLAADLLQQAGAMKPHYADVQCQLGLARLKCGRGEGAIQALRTALTVNPRFMEASYFLGLALLGEERYLEAEESLDFARELGGESSDLLLQLARCRFQLGRNEGAETLLDELLRRQPEHAEARYLLGLLRHAEGRHDDALRLIRAALEAKPTLGTAALDLALIHARKGEWGRAGLRFRHLAEAAPEDPQLLGFLGQTQLAQGDLEAALMTFTHAQELAPEDLFVLKGRLRCELRLGRYAKAQALLAPALTAHPSYPDLLKLQGDLHFKQGDFLGAEESYRRALSQAPQYLEAELGLALTLRNLGRNDAARAMLEPLLAAHPDQPALRRLLAQHFELLADEGD
- the recG gene encoding ATP-dependent DNA helicase RecG, which codes for MQSDPSRGQGLLRPVQFLKGVGPRRAADLARLGIETVEDLVLHFPRDYLDLGDVRPIAELTPGERATVQGQVLASAERRPRRGLSLLQVMVDDGTGRLQLVFFNQPYLKRQLRNGARVAVNGELAVYRSGLQMQSPELEILGEDESPRLLARTLLPLYPLTRGVGQRWLRRLTDRVLAEADLPSLLPEVLPAEWLAAEDWPRRAEALQSIHFPEDQADLARARERLKFEELFLLQLLGALRRHRRRAEHGPVLDQDTRYLKPLLARLPFQLTHAQSRALGEIRADLSSGGRMNRLLQGDVGCGKTVVALAASLLAVEGGYQAAFMVPLEALARQHFASWAGRLAALGLRCGLLLGSGAQPAAERRATIAALAAGEIDLVFGTHALIQEGVAFARLGLAVVDEQHRFGVMQRAGLRERGAPHVLVMTATPIPRSLAMTVYGDLELSVIDELPPGRPPLVTTLRDEARLPQIYAFLRERVEAGERAFLIYPLVEEGDQSELKAATEAFEELEAGPLAGLGCALIHGRLSPARKAEALDAFRSGERPVLVATTVVEVGIDVPEATLMLIHNPERFGLSQLHQLRGRIGRGTAKSYCVLVASGGLGPQARERLGIFVKHRDGFKLAEEDLRLRGPGELFGQRQHGRPELSLAHPLRDARLVALARERAVDLAQRDPELAAADLKPLRALLQRVYKERLTLAGVG